From the genome of Xylocopilactobacillus apis:
GGTCGGAGTTATTGTATTTGGTCCATTTTGGGGCTTCATTTATAATTACCTAAGTATTTGTCTCGGCTCGTTGATTAATTTTTATTTAGCTCGTCGGTACGGTAAAAAATTTATTCAATACGTTGCGAAGCCTGAAACCTACGAGAAATATGAAAAAATGGCTAGTAAAAATAATCGCTTTCTTTGGCTTTTCGCAATTATGATTGCCGCACCTTTTGCACCTGATGATATTTTATGTTTGGTGGCGGGATTAACTGAGATGACATATCGCCAATTTATTTGTATTATTTTAATATGCAAGATTCCAACAATTCTGTCTTATAGTTTTGTTTTGGTTTATGGCGGAGACTTCTTAAGTAAACTAATTCGTAGTTGGCAGCACTAATTTTTTTACAAAGTTCAATATTTAAAAAAAAATTGCATGAGAATGCAACTTTTTAAGGATTTTTTCCCTTATACTGAATATATTGACAGATGAGATGTCAAGTTCAGTTGTAAGGGAGTAATAGTATTGAAAGGGGAGCAGGATAATATTAGGCGAGCTAAGCACTTGTTTTCTATTTACGAGATTTTACAAAAGTCTATTAAACAGATCCAAGATAAAATACCTGAATCTACGATAGAATGTATTGCACCTGACTTGCTCTTAATGCAAAAGGAAATCGTAAAAGAATACGATGAGTTATACTTGCTTTTAAAAATCAGATATTTAATAGATCGAAAAGATTTTAACGAACTTAATTTAAAATATATTGATTTTGAAGATGGTGCTGCCTTAAAAGATGAATAATATTAAGGTAGCTTTTTATTTAAAAAAAAAACAGGATTTTTCAGTCCTGTTTTTTTTGAAGAACAAAGTGATTGGGTTCGATTTCTACTAATTTGCCAGGCAGAGGATTGATTTTTAGTTGATTATTAGAAGAGACTTGTTGGCGATTGCGTTCATAATCAGGATCAGGGACAGGAACAGATGCTAAAAGATTTTGTGTATAAGGGTGTATTGGATGACGATAAATTTTTTCAGCCGGTGCTAGTTCAACAATTTGTCCCTGATTCATCACAGCGATTCGATCAGAAATATATTTAACCATTGAAAGATCGTGCGCAATAAATAAATATGTTAATTGATATTTTTGCTGTAAGTCTGCCAGAAGATTTACGATTTGTGCTTGAATGGAAACATCAAGTGAAGCAATCGGTTCGTCGGCAATAATTACTTTGGGTTCAACTGCTAAAGTTCTAGCAATGCTAACTCTTTGCCGCTGACCGCCAGAAAATTCAAATGGATACTGATCAGCAGATCTTTGATCTAACCCAACCATTGTTAGAAGTTCAGCGATTTTTTGATCACGTTGATCTTTTGAAGGGATCAACTTAAATGTATCAATTCCTTCAGCAATAATATCTTTTACCTTCATTCTAGGATCTAAAGAAGACAAAGGATCTTGAAAAATCATTTGAACGTCTTTATGAAATGATTTTAGTTGATCTCTTTTAAATGTATTAATATCTTCTCCCGCATACAGAATCTGGCCCGAGGAGGGTTTTAACAGATGAATTAAAGTTTTTCCGATAGTTGACTTGCCGGAACCAGTTTCTCCAACGAGTCCTAATGTTTCACCTTTTTTAATGCTAAATGAAACATTGTCGATTGCTTTTATTTCATTTTTTTTTCCACGATTAAAAGTTTTGGTTAAATTTTTAATTTCATATAGGTTCATCAGATTTTTCCTTTAGCAGCTCTTGGTAATATTTATGACGATCTGAAATCTCTTTGGGCAATAAAATCTTAGGTGCATCAGGATGTAAAAGCCAAGTGGCTGCATAATGAGTGGGGCTGACCTTAAAAAATGGGGGCTGTTTTTTAAAATCAATTTTTAAAGCATAAGGATTTCTTGGTGCAAAGGCATCACCAATTGGTGGATTAATCAAGCTCGGCGGCGTTCCTTCAATTGTTTTTAGCCGCGTTCTTTTATCAAGCTGAAGATCTGGCATTGAATTTAAAAGTCCCCAGGTGTAAGGGTGACGGGGATCGTAAAAAATTTCGTCAACCAAACCGATTTCAACAATTTTTCCAGCATACATCACGGCAATTCGGTCAGCAATTCCAGCGACCGTTCCAAGATCGTGAGTGATAAAAATCATTGTCTGCTGCAGTTTTTTAATTAGGTTAATGATTTGAGCCTGTACGGTAACGTCCAGAGCTGTGGTTGGTTCGTCAGCAATTAAAATTTCAGGATTATTAATTAAAGCGCTGGCAATAACAATTCTCTGTCGTTGCCCGCCGGAAAACTGATGAGGATAATCATTAAACCTTTGTTCTGCATTTTGAATTCCGACAAGTTTTAAAAGTTCAGTTGCTTTAGATTTACTTTTTTTTCGATCATGATGATGAATTTCAAAACTTTCCGCAATTTGATAACCGAT
Proteins encoded in this window:
- a CDS encoding ABC transporter ATP-binding protein: MNLYEIKNLTKTFNRGKKNEIKAIDNVSFSIKKGETLGLVGETGSGKSTIGKTLIHLLKPSSGQILYAGEDINTFKRDQLKSFHKDVQMIFQDPLSSLDPRMKVKDIIAEGIDTFKLIPSKDQRDQKIAELLTMVGLDQRSADQYPFEFSGGQRQRVSIARTLAVEPKVIIADEPIASLDVSIQAQIVNLLADLQQKYQLTYLFIAHDLSMVKYISDRIAVMNQGQIVELAPAEKIYRHPIHPYTQNLLASVPVPDPDYERNRQQVSSNNQLKINPLPGKLVEIEPNHFVLQKKQD
- a CDS encoding ABC transporter ATP-binding protein; amino-acid sequence: MDNILSVKNLSVKFHTHAGTVQAVRNLSFDLLPNETLAIVGESGSGKSVTVRTILKLLTNNEEIIDGKIIFQDQDLLKLKERELEKIRGNNISIIMQDPLTSLDPTMKIGYQIAESFEIHHHDRKKSKSKATELLKLVGIQNAEQRFNDYPHQFSGGQRQRIVIASALINNPEILIADEPTTALDVTVQAQIINLIKKLQQTMIFITHDLGTVAGIADRIAVMYAGKIVEIGLVDEIFYDPRHPYTWGLLNSMPDLQLDKRTRLKTIEGTPPSLINPPIGDAFAPRNPYALKIDFKKQPPFFKVSPTHYAATWLLHPDAPKILLPKEISDRHKYYQELLKEKSDEPI
- a CDS encoding TVP38/TMEM64 family protein, whose amino-acid sequence is MKLKPETSRKFISIFSIVAIVVTVILTIWALQTGIFTDRKKMIALLGRNEVIKVAIFIFLQIFQVVVPIIPGGITLGVGVIVFGPFWGFIYNYLSICLGSLINFYLARRYGKKFIQYVAKPETYEKYEKMASKNNRFLWLFAIMIAAPFAPDDILCLVAGLTEMTYRQFICIILICKIPTILSYSFVLVYGGDFLSKLIRSWQH